From the genome of Desulfovibrio inopinatus DSM 10711, one region includes:
- a CDS encoding SDR family oxidoreductase, with amino-acid sequence MNKIMITGANGMIGSSLTQAFGHQAVPLGKTDLDITNPVRFRELCLKHKPSIVINAAGVYDPTPQVALEMNVQAPGKLAQCCAELGIRFVFLSTSRVFGAPGNRPWLESDIPDPIDDYGKNKLEGERLVRKAAQTGDVCILRLPMVLGVPRNPENQIITRLLLQVAQGKKVQVANDVMHSPVDVETLGTTIRNTLDAGVTGMLHIGSADEATLYDIFKLTTELLGFQAEIEPVKSAELGNRPHPINLALSSTRRDPCPGWRDAVKNFVEAIRNSAFLR; translated from the coding sequence TTGAATAAGATCATGATTACAGGAGCCAATGGTATGATCGGCTCCAGCCTCACCCAAGCGTTTGGACACCAAGCTGTTCCACTGGGGAAAACGGATCTGGATATTACCAATCCGGTACGTTTCCGGGAGCTTTGCCTGAAGCACAAGCCGTCCATCGTGATCAATGCCGCCGGAGTATACGATCCCACGCCTCAAGTTGCTTTGGAGATGAATGTGCAAGCCCCCGGCAAACTCGCCCAATGTTGCGCGGAGCTGGGAATTCGATTCGTTTTTCTGAGCACGTCACGTGTTTTTGGCGCTCCGGGAAATCGTCCTTGGCTGGAAAGCGATATTCCGGACCCCATAGACGACTATGGGAAGAACAAACTCGAAGGAGAACGGCTGGTTCGGAAAGCTGCACAGACCGGTGATGTGTGTATATTGAGGTTGCCCATGGTTCTGGGTGTTCCTCGTAATCCGGAAAACCAAATCATCACACGACTTCTGTTACAGGTCGCGCAGGGGAAAAAAGTACAGGTGGCAAACGATGTTATGCATTCTCCGGTGGATGTCGAAACACTGGGGACAACAATTCGAAATACTCTTGATGCCGGCGTCACAGGAATGCTCCACATTGGGAGCGCCGATGAAGCCACACTGTACGACATTTTCAAGCTCACCACAGAGTTGTTGGGATTTCAGGCCGAAATTGAGCCCGTCAAGTCCGCAGAACTTGGAAACAGACCGCATCCCATCAACCTTGCTCTGTCCAGCACGAGACGAGACCCCTGTCCTGGCTGGCGTGATGCTGTAAAGAATTTTGTCGAAGCCATAAGGAACAGCGCGTTCTTACGCTAA